CGGGTGGGGGACTCGCTGGACTTCTGGCGGGTGGAGGAGATCGAGCCGGGCAGGCTGCTGCGGCTGCGGGCGGAGATGCGGGTGCCGGGGCTGGCCTGGCTGGAGATGTACGTCGAGAACCGGGAGGGCGGGCACTCCCACTACCGTCAGCGGGCGCTCTTCCATCCGCGCGGGCTGCTGGGCCACGCCTACTGGTGGAGCGTCTCGCCCTTCCACGCGATCGTCTTCGGCGGGATGGCCCGCAACATCGCCCGGGCCGCGTCCCGGCCCCCCGGCTCGGCCCGTGCCCGGGCCGAGACCGCGGCGGTGCGTCCGCGTCCTCGGGAACAGTCCTGAGCCCGAACAGCGGCCGGCGGCCCGGACGGCCGGTGCCCCGCGCCTCTTCGGGGGTGCGGCGCATCCGGACCGCCGAGCCGCGCGGAAGCACCGATCGCACCAGATGTCCCCGTTCCGGTTCCGATCCCGTCCAGGAGTAGCGCCATGACCGTCTCGGTCGTCCTGTTCACCTCCGACCTGCGGCTGCACGACCATCCGCCGCTGCGTGCCGCCTCGGCCGCGAGCGACACGGTGGTGCCGCTCTTCGTCCTCGACCGGCGCGTGGAGGGGGCCGGTTTCGCGGTGCCCAACCGGCGGGCCTTCCTCGCCGACTGCCTGCGGGACCTGGACGCCGGACTGCGCGAGCGGGGCGGGCGCCTCGTGATCCGTACCGGGGACGTGGCCGAGGAGGTCTGCCGGGTCGCCGCCGCGACGGGCGCCGCGGACGTCCACATGTCCGGCGGAGTCAGCGCGTACGCCCATGCCCGCGAGGAGCGGCTGCGCGGGGAACTGGAGTCGCAGGGGCGGAGGTTGCACGTCCATGACGCGGTGGTGACCGCCGTCGCCCCCGGGGCGGTACGGCCCACGGGCTCGGGAGCGGACCACTTCGCCGTGTTCACCCCGTACTTCCGGCGCTGGTCCCAGGAACGTCTGCGGGACCCCCTCACCCCGCCCCGCGCGCTTCGGGTGCCGGACGCCGCGCGCTCCGGCGAACTGCCGTCCCGGAAAGCGGTGTCCGGGGTTTCGCCCGGACTGGCGGAGGGCGGCGAGAAAGCGGGCCGGGCCCTGCTCACCGCGTGGCGCAGGGCCGGACTCGACTCGTACGAGGAGACGCACGACGACCTCGCGGGCGACGCGACCTCACGGCTCTCACCGCATCTGCACTTCGGCACGGTCTCACCCGCCGAGTTGGTCGGGCGGGCCCGCGGAGCGGGCGGCGCGGGTGCGGAGGCGTTCGTACGGCAGGTGTGCTGGCGGGACTTCCACTACCAGGTCCTCGCCGCGCGCCCGGCCGCCTCGCACGAGAACTACCGTACGCAGCACGACGACTGGCGGGACGAGAAGGAGGCGGGGGACGAGATCGAGGCGTGGCGGGAGGGGCGTACCGGCTATCCGGTCGTGGACGCCGCGATGCGTCAACTGCGCCACGAGGGCTGGATGCACAACCGGGGCCG
The DNA window shown above is from Streptomyces sp. NBC_00247 and carries:
- a CDS encoding cryptochrome/photolyase family protein, with product MTVSVVLFTSDLRLHDHPPLRAASAASDTVVPLFVLDRRVEGAGFAVPNRRAFLADCLRDLDAGLRERGGRLVIRTGDVAEEVCRVAAATGAADVHMSGGVSAYAHAREERLRGELESQGRRLHVHDAVVTAVAPGAVRPTGSGADHFAVFTPYFRRWSQERLRDPLTPPRALRVPDAARSGELPSRKAVSGVSPGLAEGGEKAGRALLTAWRRAGLDSYEETHDDLAGDATSRLSPHLHFGTVSPAELVGRARGAGGAGAEAFVRQVCWRDFHYQVLAARPAASHENYRTQHDDWRDEKEAGDEIEAWREGRTGYPVVDAAMRQLRHEGWMHNRGRLLAASFLAKSLYVDWRIGARHFLDLLVDGDVANNQLNWQWVAGTGTDSRPNRVLNPVRQGHRYDPDGAYVRRWVPELAGIGGGAVHEPWQLPEPERAALDYPAPLVGLADALDRFKQARGLV